One genomic region from Cydia pomonella isolate Wapato2018A chromosome 4, ilCydPomo1, whole genome shotgun sequence encodes:
- the LOC133517214 gene encoding uroporphyrinogen decarboxylase, which yields MEYTNKDFPKLKNDRLLRAALGQEVDKVPVWVMRQAGRYLPEFQQVRAQHDFFTVCRTPELACEVTLQPLRRYEHLDASIIFSDILVIPQALGMTVEMHPGLGPVFPKPLGGPSEIDQLQEEGAVSRLLYVGKAITLTRHKIEGKVPLVGFTGAPFTLMGYMIEGGGSKTMSKTKEWLEKYPKDVHKLLSLLTRVIIDYLIMQVESGAQLLQVFESSADHLTREQFLEFSAPYLKDIRSGVLQKIKDRNLENVPMTVFAKGGGHSLDVQAKLGYETLGLDWTVDPIEARKIVGDNITLQGNLDPQDLYKTPEEIRQMTIDMVRKFGKHRYIANLGHGITPQTPLESMTAFTEAVHEAV from the exons ATGGAGTATACTAATAAG GATTTCCCTAAACTTAAAAATGACAGATTATTAAGAGCTGCATTAGGACAAGAAGTAGATAAAGTTCCTGTGTGGGTGATGCGGCAGGCCGGTAGGTATTTGCCGGAGTTTCAACAAGTCCGCGCGCAGCACGATTTCTTCACTGTCTGTCGAACCCCAGAGCTCGCATGCGAAGTGACTCTACAACCACTGAGAAGATATGAACATCTAGATGCATCCATCATCTTCAGTGACATACTTGTTATACCACAAGCTTTGGGCATGACTGTGGAAATGCACCCAGGATTG GGCCCAGTTTTTCCTAAGCCTCTTGGTGGACCTTCAGAAATTGATCAATTGCAAGAAGAGGGAGCAGTGTCCAGATTATTGTATGTAGGCAAGGCAATTACTCTGACAAGACACAAAATAGAAGGAAAAGTACCTTTAGTTGGATTTACAGGTGCACCG tTTACATTAATGGGATACATGATTGAAGGAGGAGGTAGTAAGACCATGTCTAAAACTAAGGAGTGGTTAGAGAAGTACCCTAAGGATGTTCATAAACTCCTCAGTCTGCTGACGAGGGTCATTATTGATTATTTAATCATGCAG GTTGAAAGTGGAGCTCAATTGCTACAAGTGTTCGAGTCCAGCGCCGACCATCTTACACGGGAACAATTTCTTGAATTTTCTGCGCCATACTTGAAAGACATTAGAAGCGGAGTGCTTCAAAAAATCAAGGATAGGAATTTGGAAAATGTTCCAATG ACGGTATTTGCAAAGGGAGGAGGACATTCTTTAGATGTACAAGCTAAACTAGGGTATGAAACTCTCGGATTAGACTGGACTGTAGACCCTATAGAAGCTAGGAAAATTGTTGGAGACAACATCACGTTGCAAGGCAACCTTGACCCTCAAGATTTATATAAAACTCCG GAGGAAATCAGACAAATGACAATAGATATGGTGCGAAAATTCGGCAAGCACAGATACATTGCCAATTTAGGCCATGGGATAACCCCGCAGACTCCACTGGAGAGTATGACCGCATTTACCGAAGCTGTCCATGAAGCAGTTTGA